The Chiloscyllium plagiosum isolate BGI_BamShark_2017 chromosome 40, ASM401019v2, whole genome shotgun sequence genome has a segment encoding these proteins:
- the LOC122542533 gene encoding pro-neuregulin-4, membrane-bound isoform-like, whose translation MATPAHGQLCPNIYNSYCLNGGTCYILRMSYPFCWCDDSFQGSRCEEFLLPSHQLHRAISPSLIVVIVVALIIVFAITLGIAHFYCRKRRQKRNNQRNSSLYYTVTAHRAIDIREILSVSSSIKKQDVDSRPI comes from the exons CACATGGTCAGCTCTGCCCAAACATCTACAATTCCTACTGTCTTAATGGAGGCACCTGCTACATTCTAAGAATGTCCTATCCATTCTGCTG GTGTGATGACAGCTTCCAAGGAAGCCGATGTGAAGAGTTCTTGCTACCGAGCCATCAATTACATAGGGCTATAAGTCCATCACTGATCGTTGTTATTGTGGTGGCTTTGATTATTGTGTTCGCCATAACACTTGGTATAGCACACTTCTACTGCAG GAAACGGAGACAAAAAAGAAACAACCAGAGGAACAGCAGCTTGTACTACACAGTGACAGCACATAGAGCAATTGACATCAGGGAGATACTGTCGGTCAGCTCCAGCATCAAAAAGCAAGATGTAGATTCCAGACCCATTTAG